The Marinilongibacter aquaticus genome has a window encoding:
- a CDS encoding MaoC family dehydratase — MESNNKIPVGSEYKFTFSFTQDQVNTFADLTGDHNPIHTDPEYAATTRFGKPIIHGHLSSSVFTKFLGMHEPGGPGSIYLKQETEYLRPMFVDKEYEVIFKVMNVKTGKHIAEIATEVYDPETGKIHIRGIGTLKNTALYE, encoded by the coding sequence ATGGAATCCAATAATAAAATACCCGTTGGTTCGGAATACAAATTTACGTTTAGCTTTACTCAAGATCAAGTGAATACCTTTGCCGATCTTACTGGCGACCACAATCCCATACATACCGATCCTGAATATGCCGCCACCACACGTTTCGGGAAACCGATCATACACGGTCATTTGAGCAGCAGTGTTTTTACCAAGTTTTTGGGCATGCACGAGCCGGGCGGGCCAGGTTCTATCTATCTTAAGCAGGAAACGGAATACTTGCGTCCTATGTTCGTAGACAAGGAATATGAGGTGATTTTCAAGGTGATGAATGTAAAAACAGGAAAACACATTGCCGAAATTGCCACCGAGGTCTATGATCCCGAAACGGGGAAAATTCATATACGGGGTATAGGTACCCTGAAAAATACGGCTTTGTACGAATAA
- a CDS encoding translation initiation factor, whose product MSNKNKKRQGVVYSTNPDFEYSEGENEEETPANGQQNLKIWLDRKGGNKVVTRVAGFQGNAFDLAVLKKKLQQACGSGGSAKDGEILIQGDHRDKVLAALLAEGYSAKKAGG is encoded by the coding sequence ATGAGCAACAAAAACAAAAAAAGACAGGGGGTAGTGTATTCTACAAATCCGGATTTTGAATATTCTGAAGGCGAAAACGAAGAAGAAACCCCAGCCAATGGCCAGCAAAATCTAAAAATTTGGCTCGACAGGAAAGGCGGTAACAAAGTAGTGACCCGCGTAGCGGGTTTCCAGGGCAACGCCTTCGATTTGGCCGTACTGAAAAAGAAACTGCAACAGGCCTGTGGAAGTGGCGGTTCGGCCAAGGATGGCGAAATATTGATTCAAGGCGATCACCGTGATAAAGTATTGGCCGCATTATTGGCCGAAGGCTACTCAGCCAAAAAAGCTGGAGGTTGA
- a CDS encoding peptide MFS transporter — translation MNQNSKTIFGHPAGLFVLFFTEMWERFSYYGMRAILFLYLTKGVSEGALGLPEDQGGAIMGLYMASVYLLTLPGGWIADNILGQKKSIWYGAITIMLGHLVLAIPGSKEIFFAGLSLVAIGTGLLKANISSVVGELYPEGGARRDAAFSIFYLGINLGAFLGMFIVGYLGEKVGWHYGFGAAAFAMLFGVINFRFNKKYIADIGNAPAEKSPLTYVYVVIGLLLLTAFLLIFGVLDSVGLANIMKYIISGITIGYFAYIGFFDKSLSLIERKRVGVLFILFVGISIFWSGFEQASTTLTIFADRHTDRHFFGWELPASWMQNANSFFILLFSAPVGALWIILNKKNLNPTLPVKFGLGLIQMGLGFFVMYLAAKRVLDGSLAGMGWLAATYLLHTLGELFASPVGLSAYTKLAPKKYYSQLMGLWFVGASLGNLIAGLFAGNFNEENVEQMPDLFHQVFLIGVGFGLLLIVCYKPIKNWMGGVK, via the coding sequence ATGAACCAAAACAGCAAGACAATCTTCGGACACCCGGCGGGTTTGTTCGTTCTCTTTTTTACGGAAATGTGGGAACGGTTCAGCTATTACGGTATGCGGGCCATTTTGTTCTTATACCTTACAAAAGGAGTGAGCGAAGGTGCTCTAGGCTTGCCCGAAGATCAGGGAGGGGCGATAATGGGGCTGTACATGGCTTCGGTATACTTGCTGACTTTACCCGGTGGCTGGATTGCCGACAATATTTTGGGACAGAAAAAGTCTATTTGGTACGGAGCCATCACCATTATGTTGGGGCACTTGGTGCTCGCGATTCCGGGTTCGAAAGAAATATTTTTTGCTGGCCTGTCTTTGGTGGCCATCGGTACAGGGCTTTTGAAAGCCAATATCAGTTCGGTAGTGGGCGAGCTTTACCCAGAGGGCGGAGCAAGGCGTGATGCCGCTTTTTCCATATTTTATTTAGGAATAAACCTTGGGGCCTTTTTGGGCATGTTCATTGTGGGGTATTTGGGCGAAAAGGTAGGCTGGCATTATGGTTTTGGGGCTGCCGCTTTTGCCATGCTTTTTGGCGTCATCAATTTCCGTTTCAATAAGAAATACATTGCAGATATTGGCAATGCACCGGCTGAGAAATCGCCGCTCACTTATGTGTATGTGGTTATCGGGCTTCTGCTTCTTACCGCATTTTTGTTGATTTTCGGTGTGCTCGATAGTGTGGGATTGGCCAATATTATGAAATACATCATATCTGGTATTACGATCGGATATTTTGCCTATATCGGATTTTTCGACAAATCGCTCTCGCTCATCGAAAGAAAGCGGGTGGGGGTGTTGTTCATTCTTTTTGTGGGGATTTCCATTTTTTGGTCGGGTTTTGAACAGGCCAGTACCACATTGACGATTTTTGCCGATCGTCATACCGATCGTCACTTTTTTGGCTGGGAATTGCCCGCATCGTGGATGCAAAATGCGAACTCCTTTTTCATTCTGCTTTTTTCTGCTCCGGTTGGAGCCCTTTGGATCATCTTGAATAAGAAGAATCTGAATCCTACTTTACCAGTAAAATTTGGGCTGGGCCTTATTCAAATGGGCTTGGGCTTTTTTGTGATGTATTTGGCGGCCAAACGTGTGTTGGACGGCAGTTTGGCCGGAATGGGCTGGCTTGCCGCCACTTATTTGCTGCATACTCTTGGCGAGCTTTTTGCCAGTCCCGTTGGTTTGAGTGCGTATACCAAATTGGCACCTAAAAAATATTACAGTCAATTGATGGGCTTGTGGTTTGTGGGGGCTTCGCTCGGGAACCTTATTGCTGGACTTTTCGCGGGGAACTTCAACGAAGAGAATGTAGAGCAAATGCCCGATTTATTCCATCAGGTTTTCCTTATTGGGGTTGGCTTTGGTCTGCTGCTTATTGTGTGTTACAAGCCCATAAAAAATTGGATGGGCGGTGTGAAATAA
- a CDS encoding BlaI/MecI/CopY family transcriptional regulator → MEMRELTKAEEEIMQVLWGLEKAFVKNVIAELPDPKPAYNTVSTIIRILEQKGFVDHEAYGKSYAYFPLISKDQYRKFASSKLMSGYFEGSVGQLVSFFVEQEKIDLNEADEILQMLENLKNKDQ, encoded by the coding sequence ATGGAAATGAGAGAATTGACCAAAGCTGAAGAGGAAATCATGCAGGTGCTTTGGGGGCTTGAAAAGGCCTTTGTGAAGAATGTAATTGCCGAGCTGCCGGACCCAAAGCCGGCCTACAATACGGTATCGACCATTATACGTATTTTGGAGCAGAAGGGCTTTGTCGACCATGAAGCCTACGGCAAAAGTTATGCTTACTTTCCCCTAATTTCGAAAGATCAATACCGAAAATTTGCGTCTAGCAAACTCATGAGTGGCTATTTTGAAGGAAGTGTTGGCCAGCTTGTTTCTTTTTTCGTTGAACAGGAAAAAATCGACCTCAACGAAGCAGACGAAATCTTGCAGATGTTGGAAAATCTAAAAAACAAGGACCAATAA
- a CDS encoding M56 family metallopeptidase, whose product MNWLSILLQVNLYLTLGVAFYFFFLRKETFHQQNRIYLLLFSIVAFLIPFVELGIVHDWFVTSKVSDVVAVIPLEEFTVSPLTEEPEWSWNILAINIYFIGFGFGLLKFSLNLFKLQQLFSIQHLEGQAFSVFGKVVVDKKLNGYEAIRQHEEVHSKEFHSIDVFWFELIAVICWFNPIVYFLRKEIKLIHEYIADDTVAAKMGSPYQYAQILVSSHFNTDTSLLVNNFFNQSILKSRIAKLSQTKSKPTAKSKYLIVVPLLVAMLVVANACRENIVPEASNPDPLSLKEDNKTFDDQIFTVVEESPQFPGGLKAMYKYIADEIKYPSRAQKANISGRVFLKFVVDKDGYVTNPTVLKGIGFGCDEEAIRVVKNFPRWQPGSQNGQHVNVYFTMPITFELDGVKYEAKTDKATTLVLPDEKIAFRQTINPKDKPLVVLNEVVVVGYQFNKLKPEEIASINVLKGAKAIEKYGEQGTKGVLEITTKK is encoded by the coding sequence ATGAACTGGCTAAGCATTTTGCTCCAAGTCAACCTCTACCTGACTTTGGGCGTGGCATTCTACTTTTTCTTCTTGCGAAAGGAAACCTTCCATCAACAGAATCGCATCTATTTGCTCCTGTTTTCGATTGTGGCCTTCCTTATCCCTTTCGTCGAATTGGGCATTGTCCACGACTGGTTTGTCACCTCAAAAGTTTCGGATGTGGTCGCAGTAATCCCTTTGGAAGAGTTCACTGTAAGCCCATTGACCGAAGAGCCCGAATGGAGCTGGAACATCTTGGCCATCAACATTTATTTCATTGGTTTTGGTTTTGGCCTTTTAAAATTTAGCCTCAACCTGTTCAAACTGCAACAGTTGTTTTCAATCCAACATCTCGAAGGCCAAGCCTTTTCCGTTTTCGGCAAAGTGGTGGTGGACAAAAAACTGAACGGATACGAAGCCATCCGCCAGCATGAGGAAGTGCACAGCAAAGAATTCCACTCTATCGATGTATTCTGGTTCGAATTAATCGCGGTAATCTGTTGGTTCAATCCCATAGTGTATTTCTTGAGAAAGGAAATCAAATTGATTCACGAATACATTGCCGACGATACAGTTGCAGCAAAAATGGGATCACCCTACCAGTACGCTCAAATTCTGGTAAGTTCGCATTTCAATACAGATACAAGTCTTTTGGTCAACAACTTTTTCAATCAATCTATTTTGAAGTCGCGAATTGCCAAACTGAGCCAAACCAAATCGAAACCCACCGCCAAGAGTAAATACCTCATCGTGGTTCCTTTGCTAGTCGCGATGTTGGTTGTGGCCAATGCCTGTCGTGAAAACATCGTACCCGAGGCAAGCAATCCCGACCCCCTGAGCCTGAAAGAGGACAATAAAACATTCGACGATCAAATTTTCACAGTCGTAGAAGAATCTCCGCAATTCCCTGGAGGGTTAAAAGCCATGTACAAATACATTGCAGATGAAATCAAATACCCCAGCAGGGCACAAAAAGCCAATATTTCTGGTAGAGTATTTCTGAAATTTGTCGTCGATAAAGATGGCTACGTTACAAACCCAACCGTGCTAAAAGGCATTGGTTTCGGCTGCGACGAAGAGGCCATTCGCGTGGTGAAAAACTTTCCTCGCTGGCAGCCCGGCTCGCAAAACGGGCAACACGTAAATGTGTATTTCACCATGCCCATCACCTTTGAACTGGATGGGGTAAAGTACGAAGCCAAGACCGACAAAGCAACAACCTTGGTGCTACCCGATGAGAAAATTGCCTTTCGGCAAACCATAAATCCGAAGGATAAACCGCTCGTTGTGCTTAATGAAGTAGTGGTTGTGGGTTATCAATTCAATAAGCTCAAACCAGAAGAAATAGCCAGCATCAACGTATTGAAAGGAGCGAAAGCCATTGAAAAATACGGCGAACAAGGCACCAAAGGTGTACTGGAAATTACCACAAAAAAATAG
- a CDS encoding DinB family protein → MKSPFAALFLLMTLSSTFAQDHYQSIPDYSNTAYSNENILARMLDGLGFRYYWGTYELRAEDLAFKPSDEARTSYETLQHIDGLTFVILKTIKGEPIKPGQNNSELEYTALRQKTLQQIEDAAEYLKNNTLDPGKHKIRFQNGESEYSLPLWNLINGPIEDATWHVGQIVSFRRSSENPLPKGVDVLEGVKK, encoded by the coding sequence ATGAAAAGCCCTTTCGCAGCCCTGTTCCTTTTGATGACACTCTCCAGCACTTTTGCCCAAGACCACTATCAAAGCATTCCCGATTATTCCAACACTGCATACAGCAATGAAAATATACTGGCCCGTATGCTCGACGGACTAGGCTTTCGCTATTATTGGGGCACTTATGAGCTGCGTGCCGAAGACCTTGCGTTCAAACCTTCTGATGAAGCCAGAACAAGTTACGAAACCTTGCAACATATTGATGGGCTGACTTTCGTCATACTCAAAACGATCAAGGGAGAACCCATAAAACCCGGCCAAAACAATTCTGAATTGGAGTATACGGCTCTTCGTCAAAAAACCTTGCAACAAATTGAAGATGCGGCCGAATATTTGAAAAACAATACGCTCGACCCCGGAAAACATAAAATTCGCTTTCAAAATGGAGAGTCGGAATACAGTCTCCCTCTTTGGAACCTTATAAACGGCCCGATCGAAGATGCCACTTGGCATGTGGGGCAAATTGTGAGTTTTCGGAGAAGTTCGGAAAATCCGCTTCCAAAAGGTGTAGACGTATTGGAAGGAGTGAAAAAATAA
- a CDS encoding peptidoglycan DD-metalloendopeptidase family protein, with translation MPEFAQITAFDLSTSQLVWLDFTAKNEELQSIDPDSTSAFSSYIFEKIKSQGGQVGIGGWLENRTIYRSREQFNTGKSRNIHLGVDIWLPAESPLFAPETCEIYGLANNTGFGNYGPTIILKAQHKELFYLFGHLSLDSLEGKTEGQKIEAGQSVGKIGNYPINGDWPPHLHFQVMQNLLGQKSDFPGVCAENELAFFQKYCLNPYPFLGLQEKDWAHKP, from the coding sequence ATGCCAGAATTTGCACAGATCACTGCATTCGATTTAAGTACAAGTCAGCTTGTTTGGCTTGATTTCACTGCCAAAAATGAAGAACTCCAGAGCATTGACCCGGACAGCACATCCGCCTTCAGTTCCTATATTTTTGAGAAAATCAAAAGCCAAGGCGGACAAGTAGGAATAGGCGGCTGGCTCGAAAACCGTACCATTTACCGCTCGCGTGAGCAATTCAATACAGGTAAGAGCAGAAACATTCATTTGGGAGTGGATATTTGGCTGCCCGCCGAAAGCCCTCTTTTCGCTCCTGAAACCTGCGAAATTTACGGTTTGGCCAACAATACGGGCTTTGGCAACTACGGCCCTACAATCATCTTGAAAGCTCAGCACAAAGAACTTTTCTATCTTTTTGGGCATCTCAGCCTAGACTCACTTGAAGGCAAAACGGAAGGTCAAAAAATTGAAGCGGGGCAATCCGTGGGTAAAATTGGCAATTATCCCATAAACGGAGACTGGCCGCCTCACCTCCACTTCCAGGTCATGCAAAATCTACTCGGACAAAAAAGCGACTTCCCTGGCGTGTGTGCCGAAAACGAATTGGCCTTTTTCCAGAAATATTGCCTCAACCCCTACCCTTTCTTGGGTTTACAAGAAAAAGACTGGGCACATAAACCCTAA
- a CDS encoding ABC transporter permease: protein MKNIFLIIKREYFTRVKKRSFIIMTLVVPILMVAMWGGIFWAAMSGIDEKHIEVIDESGLFVNKIPNDDIYKFNFVSSSLEEAKADFKKSGSDALVFIPKDIFNNSKGVQIFAENGVPLELKNKIENGIEREIESIKLTEAGITRSVLEEAKLNVDSETISLKEGQERKSSSSASTAIGMFSAFLIYMLVFIYGAQVMRGVMEEKNSRIVEVIISSVKPFELMIGKIVGVALVGLTQFLLWVTFGLAIFSIGGQVIGSKMAGAEMAKVQAANLPPEVAAQMAQEQQMGFSNGAMPEIFGALSTLPVSTILISFVFYFVGGYLLYSSLFGAVGSAVDGETDTQQFVLPITIPLIASFIIAQFAMRDPNGPLAFWGSMIPFSSPVLMMVRIPFGVPVWQIVLSISLLIGGFIFTTWLAARIYRVGILLYGKKITWKELSKWVFYKG, encoded by the coding sequence ATGAAAAATATTTTTTTGATCATTAAAAGAGAATACTTCACGCGGGTAAAAAAGCGGAGTTTCATCATCATGACATTGGTTGTGCCTATTTTGATGGTGGCCATGTGGGGTGGGATTTTCTGGGCAGCGATGAGCGGTATCGATGAAAAGCACATCGAGGTGATCGATGAAAGTGGCTTGTTTGTGAACAAAATTCCCAACGACGATATCTACAAGTTTAATTTTGTGAGCTCCAGCTTAGAAGAGGCCAAGGCCGATTTCAAAAAAAGCGGCAGCGATGCCTTGGTGTTTATTCCAAAAGACATTTTTAACAATTCGAAAGGCGTGCAGATTTTCGCCGAAAATGGAGTGCCTTTGGAGCTGAAGAATAAGATAGAAAATGGCATTGAACGGGAGATTGAAAGTATCAAACTGACCGAGGCGGGCATTACGCGTTCGGTTTTGGAAGAGGCCAAACTCAATGTCGATTCCGAGACCATCAGTTTGAAAGAGGGCCAGGAAAGGAAGAGCAGTTCTTCGGCTTCGACGGCCATCGGTATGTTTTCGGCTTTTTTGATTTATATGCTCGTGTTTATTTACGGGGCTCAGGTGATGCGGGGCGTGATGGAGGAAAAAAACAGCCGCATTGTGGAGGTGATTATCTCATCGGTAAAACCTTTCGAGCTGATGATCGGTAAGATTGTTGGAGTGGCATTGGTGGGCCTTACGCAATTTTTATTGTGGGTTACGTTTGGCTTGGCGATTTTTAGTATCGGCGGACAAGTGATTGGAAGTAAAATGGCAGGGGCCGAAATGGCCAAAGTACAGGCGGCCAATTTGCCTCCGGAAGTGGCGGCCCAAATGGCTCAGGAACAGCAGATGGGTTTCAGCAATGGAGCAATGCCCGAAATTTTCGGAGCTTTGTCGACATTGCCGGTGAGTACAATCCTGATTTCTTTTGTATTCTATTTTGTGGGTGGGTACCTGTTGTACAGCTCGCTTTTCGGGGCGGTGGGCTCCGCAGTTGACGGAGAAACTGACACGCAACAGTTTGTGTTGCCCATTACCATTCCACTGATTGCATCCTTTATAATTGCTCAGTTTGCCATGCGTGATCCCAATGGGCCATTGGCTTTTTGGGGTTCGATGATTCCGTTTTCTTCGCCTGTCTTGATGATGGTGCGTATACCTTTTGGCGTGCCAGTTTGGCAAATTGTACTTTCGATTTCTTTATTGATCGGGGGATTCATCTTTACCACTTGGTTGGCGGCCCGTATTTATCGTGTGGGTATACTTTTATACGGAAAGAAAATTACTTGGAAGGAGCTTTCGAAGTGGGTTTTTTATAAGGGATAA
- a CDS encoding ABC transporter ATP-binding protein produces MPVNAILDIQNIVKNYSNHLALDDVSITVPKGLIFGLLGPNGAGKTSLIRIINQITAPDSGKVFFDGEPLRESHRNDIGYLPEERGLYKKMKVGDHLLYLAQLKGLSKSEAMDKLKDWFIKFDIKSWWEKPVEDLSKGMQQKIQFVATVLHQPKLIILDEPFSGFDPINANIIKDEILELRRLGSSIIFSTHRMESVEELCDHVALIDKSKKVLDGSKKELKEQFKTNSFLVQHLGQLTERPEVYEIVDTIKLEGELVESRVKLIDGQNNKAMLQALIDQVEVRAFNEQIPSMNDIFIQAVNAN; encoded by the coding sequence ATGCCCGTGAACGCAATTTTAGACATCCAGAATATTGTAAAAAACTATTCCAATCACCTCGCTTTGGATGATGTGAGCATTACCGTACCCAAGGGTTTGATCTTCGGTTTGCTCGGCCCCAATGGAGCGGGAAAAACTTCATTGATCCGTATCATTAACCAAATCACTGCACCCGATTCGGGAAAGGTCTTTTTTGACGGCGAACCTTTGCGGGAGTCACACAGGAATGATATTGGTTATCTACCCGAAGAAAGGGGGCTGTACAAAAAAATGAAAGTGGGCGATCACCTGCTTTATCTGGCCCAGCTTAAAGGACTTTCGAAAAGCGAAGCCATGGATAAGTTAAAAGATTGGTTCATAAAATTCGATATCAAAAGTTGGTGGGAAAAACCTGTAGAGGATCTTTCGAAAGGTATGCAGCAAAAAATACAGTTTGTGGCCACTGTCTTGCACCAACCGAAACTCATTATTCTGGATGAACCTTTCAGTGGTTTCGACCCGATAAATGCGAATATTATCAAAGACGAGATTCTTGAATTGAGAAGATTGGGCAGTTCTATTATTTTCTCTACACACCGAATGGAATCGGTAGAGGAACTGTGTGATCACGTGGCCTTGATCGACAAATCGAAAAAGGTGTTGGATGGTTCGAAAAAAGAGTTGAAGGAGCAGTTCAAAACCAACAGTTTCCTGGTTCAGCATTTGGGACAGTTGACCGAAAGACCAGAAGTATATGAGATTGTGGACACGATAAAATTGGAAGGTGAGCTTGTAGAAAGTCGCGTGAAACTCATCGACGGGCAAAACAATAAAGCCATGTTGCAAGCTCTTATCGACCAGGTAGAGGTGCGGGCTTTCAACGAGCAAATACCCAGTATGAACGACATTTTTATTCAAGCCGTAAACGCAAATTGA
- a CDS encoding LytR/AlgR family response regulator transcription factor: protein MPETIHLVGKKYVSPKQIVLLRADANYTEVVLASGEQIIVSKTLKEMEKSFNFPNFFRTHKSYMVNLEHIDSVQRNGIRNRITLKNNINADVSRRRKEAFFNALRQHAS from the coding sequence ATGCCTGAAACAATACATCTAGTCGGAAAGAAATACGTGAGCCCAAAGCAGATTGTGCTTTTACGAGCTGATGCAAATTACACGGAAGTGGTGCTCGCCAGCGGTGAACAGATCATCGTCTCAAAAACCTTAAAGGAAATGGAAAAGAGTTTCAACTTTCCGAATTTTTTCCGCACGCACAAATCATACATGGTCAATCTTGAACACATTGACAGCGTACAGCGAAATGGTATCCGAAACCGGATTACCTTAAAGAATAACATCAATGCTGATGTGAGCAGAAGGCGTAAAGAAGCCTTTTTCAATGCCCTGCGTCAGCATGCATCGTAA
- a CDS encoding citrate synthase yields the protein MAEIAKLTLDGKEYEYPIIEGSEQEKAIDISKLRAQTGYITIDPGFKNTGSTTSAITYLDGEKGLLRYRGYSIEDLADKADFLGVAYLLIYGELPTQSQYDEFVGKIRRHTMVNEDMRKIFDGFPVNAHPMGVMSSLVSAMSGFYPESYSKSDMDNIDLHIVRLMAKLPTLATWCYKKSQGHPINYPNNNLDYCSNFLHMMFALPVEKYEVDPVVSNALNKLLILHADHEQNCSTSTVRLVGSSQANIYSSISAGISALWGPLHGGANQAVIEMLEAIRADGGGVEKYLNKAKDKNDPFRLMGFGHRVYKNFDPRARIIKKAADEVLAALGIEDPVLDIARGLEEAALSDDYFVERKLYPNVDFYSGIIYRALGIPVNMFTVMFAIGRLPGWIAQWLELRNDGQAIGRPRQIYTGETVRPFVDIENR from the coding sequence ATGGCCGAAATAGCAAAGCTAACCTTGGATGGTAAAGAATATGAGTACCCGATCATTGAGGGGTCTGAACAGGAGAAAGCCATCGATATATCAAAGTTAAGAGCTCAAACCGGATACATCACGATCGATCCCGGTTTCAAGAATACGGGTTCCACCACTTCCGCAATTACTTATTTGGATGGTGAAAAAGGCTTGCTGCGTTACAGGGGATATTCGATTGAAGATTTGGCCGATAAAGCCGATTTTCTGGGTGTGGCCTATTTGTTGATTTATGGAGAATTGCCTACGCAATCGCAATACGACGAGTTTGTAGGGAAGATCCGTCGCCATACAATGGTAAACGAAGACATGCGGAAAATCTTTGACGGTTTTCCCGTGAACGCTCACCCCATGGGTGTGATGTCGTCTTTGGTGAGTGCCATGAGCGGCTTTTATCCAGAATCGTACAGCAAAAGCGATATGGACAACATCGATTTGCACATTGTACGTCTGATGGCCAAATTGCCGACTTTGGCTACTTGGTGTTATAAAAAATCGCAGGGTCACCCTATCAATTATCCAAACAATAATCTGGATTATTGCTCCAATTTCCTTCATATGATGTTTGCCTTGCCGGTAGAGAAATATGAAGTGGATCCTGTTGTTTCGAATGCACTGAACAAATTGTTGATCTTGCACGCCGATCACGAACAAAACTGCTCGACATCGACTGTACGTTTGGTGGGTTCTTCGCAAGCCAATATCTACTCTTCTATTTCCGCAGGTATTTCGGCCCTTTGGGGACCTTTGCACGGTGGTGCAAACCAAGCGGTAATCGAAATGCTAGAGGCCATTCGTGCCGATGGTGGTGGAGTTGAGAAGTATTTGAACAAAGCCAAAGACAAGAACGATCCTTTCCGTTTGATGGGCTTCGGACACCGTGTGTACAAAAACTTTGACCCACGTGCCCGTATCATCAAAAAGGCTGCAGACGAAGTGCTGGCGGCTTTGGGAATCGAAGACCCTGTATTGGACATCGCACGCGGTTTGGAAGAAGCGGCTTTGAGCGACGATTATTTCGTAGAAAGAAAGCTTTATCCAAACGTCGACTTCTATTCAGGAATCATTTACAGAGCATTGGGTATTCCAGTAAATATGTTTACTGTAATGTTTGCAATCGGACGTCTTCCGGGTTGGATCGCCCAATGGCTTGAGTTGCGAAACGATGGGCAAGCAATCGGCAGACCGCGTCAGATTTATACTGGCGAAACGGTACGCCCTTTTGTTGACATCGAAAACAGATAA
- a CDS encoding M28 family peptidase produces MKKIFVLLLLALPWANESVAQKFKKLPEASISENEVSKHIRFLASDELLGRNTGEPGNEAAARYIAEEWRSYGVQPINGSFLQEVPFERTSQPKHGRMKSGSENLKITEDFLMMNGKGFKGSNLQVVRLPYAWASEDGSYDDFKDLDVAGKVIVAQIGHPETKTFGAMLAASRQKEALAKAHGAFALIEIFVAPLPWQTLVDNLGKDRIDLAGKSSQPFNRFLINSATAKRIGERMDIDCAGLKKVRFQSANVCGILPGADAKLKNEYVILSAHFDHIGHHQSETATEDTIFNGARDNAIGVAGLIEAAKCLAQKPASRSILFLAFTGEEVGLKGSAYYAEHPLVPLNQCVFNLNIDGAGYDDTSLITGIGIKRTGIEAEVAKATKQMGLDFVDDPVPELGLFDRSDNVSFAAKGIPAPTLSEGFRSFSEEIMKYYHREADNPESLDFAYCTKFAQVYAYVARLIADKPVAPSWPAGDKYEKAYQDLFNK; encoded by the coding sequence ATGAAGAAGATATTTGTCCTTTTGCTCTTGGCCTTGCCATGGGCCAACGAGTCTGTGGCTCAGAAATTCAAAAAATTACCGGAGGCTTCCATTTCGGAAAATGAGGTGAGCAAACATATCCGTTTTTTGGCTTCAGATGAGCTTTTGGGACGCAATACCGGAGAACCCGGAAATGAGGCTGCGGCCCGATACATTGCCGAAGAATGGCGAAGCTACGGTGTGCAGCCGATTAACGGCAGCTTTTTGCAAGAAGTGCCCTTCGAGCGGACCAGCCAGCCAAAACATGGCCGCATGAAAAGCGGATCGGAGAATTTGAAGATTACCGAAGATTTCTTGATGATGAACGGCAAAGGCTTCAAAGGAAGCAATTTGCAGGTGGTGCGTTTGCCTTACGCTTGGGCTTCGGAAGACGGTAGTTACGATGATTTTAAAGATCTGGATGTAGCCGGAAAAGTGATCGTGGCTCAAATCGGACATCCGGAAACAAAGACTTTTGGAGCTATGTTGGCGGCTTCTCGACAAAAAGAAGCTTTGGCCAAGGCTCATGGGGCTTTCGCTTTGATCGAAATTTTTGTGGCTCCTCTGCCTTGGCAAACTTTGGTTGATAATTTGGGCAAAGACCGGATCGATCTTGCGGGAAAGAGCAGCCAGCCTTTCAATCGCTTTTTGATAAACAGTGCCACGGCCAAACGCATTGGCGAACGTATGGATATCGATTGTGCGGGATTGAAAAAAGTGAGATTTCAGAGTGCCAATGTCTGTGGGATATTGCCCGGTGCAGATGCGAAACTAAAAAATGAGTATGTAATTCTTTCGGCTCATTTCGATCACATCGGGCATCATCAGTCCGAAACGGCTACCGAGGATACCATTTTCAACGGTGCTCGCGACAATGCTATCGGTGTGGCAGGTTTGATAGAAGCAGCCAAGTGTTTGGCCCAGAAACCGGCCAGTCGATCCATTTTGTTTTTGGCCTTCACAGGCGAGGAGGTGGGTTTGAAAGGCAGTGCATATTATGCGGAGCACCCCTTGGTGCCTTTGAACCAATGCGTGTTCAATTTGAACATCGATGGAGCAGGGTACGACGACACCTCTTTAATCACTGGAATTGGAATAAAACGAACGGGAATCGAAGCCGAAGTGGCCAAGGCGACTAAACAAATGGGGCTCGATTTTGTAGATGATCCTGTGCCAGAATTGGGTTTGTTCGACCGCTCAGATAATGTAAGTTTTGCGGCAAAGGGCATTCCTGCACCTACGCTTTCGGAAGGCTTTCGCAGTTTCAGCGAAGAAATTATGAAGTACTACCACCGCGAAGCTGATAATCCCGAGAGTTTGGATTTCGCTTACTGTACAAAATTTGCCCAAGTGTATGCCTATGTAGCCCGCTTGATAGCCGATAAACCGGTGGCTCCATCTTGGCCTGCGGGCGACAAATATGAGAAGGCATATCAGGATTTATTCAATAAATAA